Genomic segment of Malus domestica chromosome 15, GDT2T_hap1:
TTTAGATTGCGAATGAAGCATACCCTCCTCCGTCTACTTCATTTTCCGGCGCCTCAAGAAGGGACCCCACAAAACCTCGTATGCCCACTGAAGCTACAAACACTGGCCATAGACATGGCAACAAAGTAGGTCCTTCGAGTAGCTGGATTCAATCACTCCAGCGCATCTCTTCAGCCAAGTGACCTTTATGGTAATTCAATTGGTTCCTACTTGAGTCATCATTTGGTTGGCGGCTTTTGTAATTGCAGCTAATGCTCGCGTCTATCGTCTTAAGCATTATTGTTGACCGGGTGCTCTCCGTTGTGTTTTAGCAACAGGTTTGTTCTGTAAGATTCTAGCACATCTTCGAAGCTGCTGATGTACGGCGATTAAATTGTCAAATATGCAATGTATCTATGCAGGAAGATCTTGGGGACGCATCTCCGGAAACATTGAGTTAGTTCCTTGGTTTGTGCAAGTGTTTTTCCATATGGTGACTAAAAATGTGTTGGTTACAAGATACAAAAAACCCAAAGCTTGGATTCTATGTTGTACATAGTTCTCACTTGCAAGTGTGAGATTCAAacttaagacatctcacttacaagtgaaaagaaatatgaTATGATCGTCGTACTTAATCTTCAACGTGACTGCTTAAGTACATAATAACTAAGCTAATTGAATATTCATAAGAGGAAAAATGAATTGGTCGATCCTCAGTCTCTAACTCTGTTTATGTCTTAGGAGCCAAGGAATCACGCTCATGGCTGTGATTTTGCACACTTGGTGGGTCCTGATTTTACCATTGTTTGCAGGATAGGTTTCCTACCCATGCCGCTGCCGATATGGCAATTTCGACGATTTGGGCTTCGTGAAGCACTCAACGTTTTACTTCGAAGTGTCTTCAAGCCAGTAGGGGCTCACTTGACGAACTTTTGTCAGGGGCATTGTTGCGCGCTTTTCAGCAAGCAACATGATAGTGATCAGATTCAAGAATTTAGTCAACTTTCAATCGTCTCTATACTACGACGGCAAAATCATGAAGGGACGAGAAAATATTCTCTAATTAAAATTCAATCGGATTTTATAAACTTCTAGAATTATACCATTCAatcggattctacaaacttctaGAATTGTCCATTCAATCGGATTCTACAAAATATTCTTCAACATTGGTGAGCACTCATACATTATAATGTATGTACAAAATACTAGGAGCAGATACAAAATTGGGACAGGACATGTTCCATCTATTTGGTCGTATGAATATTACCTTAACCCAAACAAAAACTTGTGCAGCACATGCACACAAAAACCCCAGTCAAAATTGGTACATAAACTACGGCTTTTCAGACGAAACAAACAATCCTGCTTCCGGAACTGCATTACTCATTTGTGGAACACTAAAATTGGTCTGTTGAATCCGGTTTTGCTGCCCGACACGCTTGAAGTGATGTCCTCCACTTTTCTGAATCCTATCTGTAATCATGTTAGATATCAGATATTTCCAGATCTCAACCGATAGCCAGCAAAACTGTCATCTGAAGTCGAACTTTAAGAAGATTAAACATACCTTATCCAGAAGTAAGTCTTGAAAATCTTTCGGATAGAACATAAGATTTCTATAATTTTCTCTAGTTGTCTGCAGAATGGAACAAATAATTCTCTCGACCCAATTCCAGTTAAGCAATGAAACTTAAAACAGAAACATAACCAATGTAGAAAAGTCTCTGACTCGTAATTGATTTAGTAGTGACTAACTAGGTACAATCTCAGaaatgttgaaaagaaaaacgaTCACCTCAGAAACTCTATAATTCTTTTCGTAGGACTTCCAAGGTTGAGGTTCCAACACAAAAATTCCACCCTGCTCACAAGAAGAAAAATTCGTCATACTTTTCCCCAAGATATCGAAAGTTATAAATCAAGATTATTTTGAACTAAAATTCCTTGCTTAGTTGACAGTAGGCGAGAAAAGaataatgaaatgaaatgaGGATGGAATAGCAATGGTTATAAGAATTACCCGGCGAAGTAGACTCCAAACCCTTGTAAATAATGTAATCAATCCATCGTCACCCCAATTCAGATGAATCCATTTTGACACGCTCAAACTGTATTagaggagaaaaacaagtttaaCAACAAAGCAACACAATAAGTAATGTGACGCTTGTACTTGCAAATGAGAGGATGTAACTGCATATAAAAAAGCACGCATCAAGATGCAATTTCTGCATAAAATAAACAGATAGAAACCCAATGCTAATGTGAGCTATCAGATATGGGAATCACATTCACTAGAGCTCAATGTTACAGgcataaacaaaaaaaccaGGGTAACTATAATGGCTTTTTCTAGATATTTGTTGGGCCAGTGCGGATTCCACTGGTTGTCTCATGATAGGTACTTGTCCTTAGAGTACTACTCTTTGATGGCCTATGGATAGACATACCCAGTTTCGACTTCTTTGATGATCTACGTTATATTTGGTAAACCTGTTTACCCAAAAGTTTTAGTCACAAATTTTGATGAGCAGTTTTAGTCATATTAATGAGCATAaccataaattttattttcttatgtaTATAGTTTATGGCCTACACATATCATAGCAAGTTTGCATTTATTACTGATATCCTTAATAGGACTGAAATCATAATATATTAGAATAAATGAGAAAAAGATGCGGTGAAGCTCACCATATAATGGTATCATAATGATTCTTGTGTGGATCCCGACTGTTAACAAAATCTTCTTTTCGGAAAGATACTGTGTCAAGCAGATCTTTCTCCTCAGAAAAGCCACTTGCACCCTCCAATTTAGAAGCCTTTCCGAGTGTCTTTCTAGCATTCTCCATTCTCAAAAATTTTCTGGCGTGCCAGTATGCATCCTGAATTCGAtctgaaagaaaacaaaattgcatTAATTAACTACAAAGAAAGTTGCAGAATTGACTAGGATATGGGCTAATTAGATAAAAACTAGTTTTAAATCTGTCTGATCACACACAAAGCAGGATGCCAAACTGCATCCCAACCCAGTgaagttttcattcttttttaaaTGGGTATCTTATGAGGTCTTTACAAACTATGAGGTCAAACTATGCCAGATGTCATGTCACATATAAAGACGCATCATTGAACCATGTCCTTGAAGTTCAAGATCAAGGTGGCAGGCACCCACAATACACGCTACTGCATAGTCGAACACAAATTTAGCATCAAGGGAATATTGCACTAGTAAACTAAGAAGAGCTTGTAGAGATATGTATAATGAATAGAATACATTTACAAATTCGTGGATGTTCAtgcacatgtgtgtgtgtgtatggtgCATGCAGGCATGTGTGAGAGTGTGATGGTTTGCATTCAGATAATAACAGAATTATGCATCCTAGATCCCATGCAAACAAGAGCTTATGAAACATAATAGATTTGACATAAAATGCTGACTACATTTAGAGAACAacgtaaaaaaatttgaacttcTTTGAACTTCAGTGAGACGATAAGAATCTGAGATATGATTAGAATCTTACTGGCATCGATGTCAACACCAAGAATGCTCTGGCAGCAAAACTTTTTGGCTGTAGATAAGCACATAAAGATGACTATGTCACTGAGAGAACAAACACATTCAAGAGCCACATACATAAAGAAAGCATCTCAACCAGCGACTATAAAACACCCTAAACTTGACAGAACCAAGAAATTCACTACATCTTTCCCCGACTCAGACTATCAAGTTCTATCCATATAAGATTTAATAATACCATTTGTTTAGGAAAGATGAATAGAAACAATACAGTATAATCAACAAACTCATAAATAAATTTCAATTACGATTTTAACTGAGAGAAAAGTACCAATTTGAATGGTCATGATTCCAGAATTGCAGCCAATGTCAAGACAATCCTTTCCTTCGAACCATTCCTTCTTGAAAACCTTCAACCTAGCATCTTCCTCCATTTCTTGGCCAATCTAAAACACCATACAAGGCAATGAGATTCCACATTGTTATCAAAAGAACGAGTTTCAAGATGTTTAAACAATTACAGACCAATGCAATGCCCAAAATTTTAACTTGtccgttaatttttttaagttaaaCTCTCCCAAATACTTAAAATTGGGCCACAATGAATCATGGGTGAAGTTTAGCTTACGCTATTTTTCGAAATAAATCCTAACAGTATCCATAAAACCAATCCAACCACTCAAGAGCTTCACAAATGCACTGCGTTCAAAACCCAAGAACACCAATTCCCCAGAAACTTCCAACGAAAAAATACCATAATTTCAATCAAATTTGACAAAACACCTGATTGGGTACCCTTAAACTCAATCAAACACAAACCCCACTTCAATATTTACttcaaacaaccaaataaacaaaaaaccgaGAAACtcccaaccaaaaaaaaaaaaaaatcgaatctTCAGTTGTTTTTTTTCACTTGTTTTAGCTTTCCCTGACAACCAATTAGAGCAATAACAACATTCAAAAGTTAAAATTGTGGGGAATGGAGGAGATTTTAATTACCCGATAGCCGTAGTAACTTTTGTAGTTTCCGTAGGGGAAAATCTCTTTGCGTTTCTTATTACTGATCTGCCCATGTTGCTGTTCGCCTTCCTCTGCGCCCTCCTTCCCTTTCCGTGAGCTGGACATGGCCGAAAACGGAATTTCGTACCAGAAGCTCAATAAAATTGCAGTCTTTCAGAGCTTCTTAGGGCCAAGGGAAGAGAGAGCGAATGAAGAGTCTAATTGCTTTTATATGAttgtttagggttttatttgaaCACCTTGTTtaattttcaatattttatttagGAAACGGGAAAGTAACGTGAAAGAACCGGAAAATAATAACGGTAATTTAAGAATAATTTTGTTCATTTGAAAGTGAGGCAACTATGGTCATCTTTATGTGCTTATTTTCCGTGAGGCAACTATGGTCatctaaatggacacgtgggtagggagacaggcaactatggaggttttcatggtggccatggttttggggagagaaacgaggatggggaagctatcttggattttgcaatggcatatgatctcttcttagccaacaccttctttaagaagagagaagaacatgtgatcacctacaagagtgggtcgtcaaaaacacaaatagattttcttctaatgaggaaaggggatcgtataacttgtaaggattgcaaagttataccaggagagagcgtggctaatcaacatcgcttgttggtgatggatgtacatatcaaaagagggagacaaaagaacaagacttggaagtgcccaaggactagatggtggaatctaaaagaagaaaaacaagccattttcaaagagaaggtaatcacccaatgtgtgtgggatagagagggggaagctagccaaatgtgggattccatggctagttgtatccgaaaagtagcaaaagaggtattaggagagtccaagggctttgccccacaccaaaaggaatcttggtggtggaatgaggaggtacaaacaaaggtgaaggctaagaaggaatgttgtaaagccttatacaaggagaggaccgatgaaaattgtgaaaggtatagaaaagcgaagcaagaggcgaagaaagcggtcagagaagctaagttagcggcttacgacgatatgtataaacgactagataccaaagaaggagagttggatatctataaactagctagagcaagggaaaagaagacaagggacctaaaccaagtgaggtgcatcaatgatgaggatggaaaggttcttgctacagagaacgcggttaaagacagatggagaggttattttcataatcttttcaatgaaggacatgaaaggagtgcttctttaggggagttgagtaactcagaagagtgtagaaactactctttttatcgtcgaatccggaaggaagaagtggttgtagctgtgaagaagatgaagcatagaaaagcaataggcccagacgatataccaatcgaagtgtggaaagttttgggagagacaggtataacatggctcactgaccttttcaataggattttgaaaacgaagaagatgccaaatgagtggcgaacgagcactttggtgcctatctacaagaataagggcgacgtacaaaattgcatgaactataggggtattaagttaataagtcatacaatgaagctctgggagagagtcattgagcatagattgaggcaagagacacgggtttcggacaaccaattcgggttcatgccagggcgctcaaccatggaggcaatctatctcttacgaagattgatggaaagatatagagatgggaaaaaggatttacacatggtctttatagatttggaaaaagcgtatgatagggtcccaagagacattctttggaggatcttagagaagaaaggaatacgagtagcatatatccaagctataaaggatatgtatgaaggagcaaagattgccgtaagaactcatgaaggacaaaccgaaagctttcccataactgtaggattacatcaaggctcatccttaagtccttacctttttgcgttggtaatggatgagttaacaggacatattcaagatgatattccttggtatATGCTTTtcacagacgatatagtgttgatagatgaaactcaggaaggggtaaatgcaaagcttaacctttggagagaagtgttggaatctaaaggtcttcgcctaagccgatcaaagacagaatatatggagtgcaagttcagtgcagatggaggccaaaacgagttaggggtgaggatcggagatcaagaaataccaaagagcgaccgttttcgttacctaggatctatcttgcaaaagaacggagaattagatggagatctcaaccatagaatacaagctggatggatgaagtggaagagtgcatctggcgtgttgtgtgaccgccgtatgccactgaagctcaagggaaaattttataggacggcaataaggccggcgatgctgtatggcacagactgttgggcggtgaagcatcaacacgtacacaaaatgggtgtagcggagatgaggatgcttcgttggatgtgtgggcacacgagaaaggataagattaggaatgaggatatccggggtaaagtaggagtagccgaaattgaaggaaagatgagagaaaatcggttacggtggtttggacatgtgcaaagaaggcctactgacgctccgattagaagatgcgactatgggacagaggttcagggccgaaggggtagaggaagacctaggaaaactttggaagagactctaagaaaagacttagagtacttggatctaacgaatgacatgacacaggaccgagcacaatggcgttctaagattcatatagccgatcccactcagtgacttggattttccaagtctccaaccgagaagttttcctcactcgaaaaattaagggaacactaccccaacctacatgctccactcagaaagcttcaacatacaagcttcaacaaaagaaaattcaaagaacttagcgaagaaggctttggtgtatttaacacaatacgttgaaatgaaggaaaacttatttattgatatccccgataagctacaaatatgtacatatacatgagtcaaaataaacaaacaagatggagccttcacaaaggttgcttaggagaagtctcagcagtcggtagagccccagaaagagaaggcatcggaggggaatcattcggagcctcagtactggacagaaccctagaatgaGGAGGCAtaagaggttgatcatttggagcttcattacgcagtacagccccagaagacgaaggcaataaatgcctttggaacaaacccacaaatctctgatgatcaagtaaaacctgaccatcagtttccttcatctggtcaagcttcctcttcatgtttgtagcatagtcatgtgcgagccggtgcaactgtttattctcatgcttgagccctctaatctcctgtttgagactcatcacttcggccgccaatgattcaacttggcgggttcgagcaaataggcgttgggccatattagacacagaacctgcacactgaacactgagagccagtgaatccttaacagctaactcatcagaccgtttggaaagtagtctgttatctttgggagtgagaaggttcctggccaccaccgcagcggtcatatcattcttcatcacggaatccccaacggtaagaggaccagtaggggagacgaaggatgggcgccatatgttgtctggagaaggcggggctgcctcttcaacaaagttcaagtcaaaacgacggtcggaggggccagacattttcaaaggtattgaagagagaagaggtcggacaaatcaagatcttagaagtgcaagaatggagcttctactggtggagattcaagtgtgctttggaacttaatgccagccctataaaaagctgcactcgacggagcttcagacatcgaagaggcgcctgctcagaaatcgaagaggcgtttgctttctcaaaagccgggctgcttagagaccacgagggttgatctcataaatcgaagaggtgtttgctttctcaaaagttgggctgctcaaagatcacgaaagccgatctcagaaatcgaagaggcgctcgcttcctcaaaagctgggctgctcagagaccacgatggtcgatctcagaaatcgaagaggcacctacttttccagccttgtcagcacctgtcacacgcacactcagctttgcggaaattatgggtattctgtcgaagacttctggggaagtagaaaacacatgaatcttactgtccaatcacccacttcccacacgcagcaatagctcatgggtaccacagataactttgccaaagttgagcacgtgaagcttgcagctctcactacatcgctctgaccaagaagggtaaaagaatagcaaagaaacagcactaacaaagtttagacccataaattttgaaggtctagctaccatattattacccacaagggtaaaggaacagtaccactgttggataattggaaagtccctgtgtgtcaacctctgtgcctcgtggcaaggtaaactagcaaacatgcccaacctttactcacattcgagaaaacactcccaataagattgcttgctccaaaatcgaagaggcaccgtcctccgaatctcgagagccagactcccaacatgactactttctcaaaaatcgaagagagggtaaaggaacagtaccattgctggataattggaaagcccctgtgtgtcaacctctgtgcttcgtggcaaggtagactagcaaacatgcccaacctttactcacattcgagaaaacactcccaacaagattgcttgctccaaaatcgaagaggcaccgccctccgaatctcgagagccagactcccaacatgattactttctcaaaaatcgaagagacactgctccccgaatctcgagagccagacccccagcatgattgctttctcaaaaatcgaagaggcatctttctccgaatcaatcgaagaggcgctcgctttctcaaaagctgggctgctcagagaccacgagggccgatctcagaaatcgaagaggcaccttcttttctagccttgtcagcacctgtcacacgcacactcagctttgcggaaattatgggcattctgtcgaagacttctggtgaagtagaaagcacatgaatcttactgttcaatcacccacttcccacacgcaacaatagctcatgggtaccacagataactttgtcaaagtctctgccaaagttgagcacgtgaagcttgcagctcccactacatcgttctgaccaagaaaggtaaaagaatagcaaagaaacagcactaacaaagtttagacacataaattttgaaggtctagctaccatattattacccacaagggtaaaggaacagtaccactgctggataattggaaagtccctgtgtgtcaacctccgtgcttcgtggcaaggtagactagcaaacatgcccaacctttactcacatccgagaaaacactcccaacaagattgcttactccaaaatcgaagaggcaccgccttccgaatctcgagagccagactcccaacatgattactttctcaaaaatcgaagagacactgctccccgaatctcgagagccagacccccaccatgattgctttctcaaaaatcgaagaagcatcgttctccgaatctcgagagccagataccacataccactttttcaaagtgctctgacagagttaaaacatgtgaagctggcagctcccactaccgtgctatgaccaagcagggtaaaggaataacattactacttgttgttagggagactcctatatatgtcgacctccatccccaacggacaggcagacctgcaaaaatgctcaacccttcctcatatctgagagggcactcccaacgaagcctttcgaaatattcagctttctttccccccgataatacctctgcaaacaagctatactagagcaagaatatctcatatcatcagggttaaaagcaagagtatcccatatcatgctttttccctgtcttttcctttggccttgtttttacctgcaagacaaggagaaagagagcaatcagtcagcacttgaaatcaagctcccagccaggaactgacagcctggaaccccttacctgattacttacctggcattgctctcgagtactcatcttcaacatcttatgttgccagggaagataccgcatctgcttgaggaacagatagggcaagtgcgaaggatacaatgaagcatgtggagacaagcgtaacagcacacgtgccgatccatccattactttgtcaaaagcaaaagtatcccatatcagcagggtcgaacgtactctagatttgatggacttgttttgaccctcaaattcttcagtcggccttatactctggaggaaaccagaaaaccctccagctcagttcaagaataagcctgtggaaagttacttcttcaaaagcaaaagtatcccatatcatctcttcttatttttcttctctttatacttcatgctgctgcaagatggggagaaggtgaacaattagccggagctctgattgcttaccttgtctgtcacctctttcagcaaatcccctagctcggcgacttgggggactcctactacatggtttgtatcgcgcttgaccaagcccgaaactacaagtaagcttcaagtgaaattgatacattaccttgtgcatctccaccagttaaagataccacccctggatggaggaagagtacttccagagaagctgccacatctacctatgagacagataaggcaagtcaagatgataccacactccgatacttagaagtttcgtgattacgagatcattctcccacaatatttcctaatgtcatttgtactctaatgtcatttgtactaaatcattcacttgtactcactaaaggagagcttgaacctatgtacttgtgtaaacccttcacaattaatgagaactcttctattccgtggacatagccaatctgggtgaaccacgtacatcttgtgtttgctttcctatctctatccatttatatacttatccacactaatgaccggagcaatttagcgaagatcacaaaaagcgaccgttttcgctacctaggatctatcttacaagagaacggagaattagatggagatctcaaccatagaatacgagctggatggatgaagtgtaaaagtgcatccagcatgttgtgtgaccgtcgtaggccactgaagctcaagggaaaattttataagacggcaataaggccagcgatgttgtatggcacagaatgttgggcggtgaaacatcaacacgtacacaaaatgggtgtagcagagatgaggatgcttcgtgggatgtgtgggcacacgagaaaggataagattgagaatgaggatatccgaggtaaagtaggagtagccgaaattgaaggaaagatgagagaaaatcggttccggtgatttggacatgtgcaaagaaggccgactgacgctccggttcgaagatgtgactacgggacagaggttcagggccgaaggggtagaggaagacctaggaaaactttggaagagactctaagaaaaggcttagagtacttggatctaacggaggacatgacacaaaaccgatcgcaatggcgttctaggattcatatagccgaccccacttagtgggaaaaggctttgttgttgttgtgttgaAAGTGAGGGATCTTATATTATAATCTTGTGTAtggtgaattcgataccaaatagATTGTACATTGTGTGGTTTAGCTAAATTCTCCTTcctcttaatgtaaatatattGATGTActagaaggagaaaaaaaaaacaccaacacTAATTTTGATTTTTACTTTTGGTATTTTCTACTTTTCTTATTTACGTGGTATTTTCTACTTTTCTTATTTATGTGTCATGACAAGTTGGATTGGCGTGAGGCTGATAAAATCAAAAT
This window contains:
- the LOC103400638 gene encoding probable RNA methyltransferase At5g51130 isoform X2 → MSSSRKGKEGAEEGEQQHGQISNKKRKEIFPYGNYKSYYGYRIGQEMEEDARLKVFKKEWFEGKDCLDIGCNSGIMTIQIAKKFCCQSILGVDIDANRIQDAYWHARKFLRMENARKTLGKASKLEGASGFSEEKDLLDTVSFRKEDFVNSRDPHKNHYDTIICLSVSKWIHLNWGDDGLITLFTRVWSLLRRGGIFVLEPQPWKSYEKNYRVSETTRENYRNLMFYPKDFQDLLLDKIGFRKVEDITSSVSGSKTGFNRPILVFHK
- the LOC103400638 gene encoding probable RNA methyltransferase At5g51130 isoform X1 produces the protein MSSSRKGKEGAEEGEQQHGQISNKKRKEIFPYGNYKSYYGYRIGQEMEEDARLKVFKKEWFEGKDCLDIGCNSGIMTIQIAKKFCCQSILGVDIDANRIQDAYWHARKFLRMENARKTLGKASKLEGASGFSEEKDLLDTVSFRKEDFVNSRDPHKNHYDTIICLSVSKWIHLNWGDDGLITLFTRVWSLLRRGGIFVLEPQPWKSYEKNYRVSERIICSILQTTRENYRNLMFYPKDFQDLLLDKIGFRKVEDITSSVSGSKTGFNRPILVFHK